A window of Bradyrhizobium sp. AZCC 1719 genomic DNA:
CTCGCAGGCCGCCCAGCCCTATGAGCGCCAGGAAGGTTTTCAAGATCAGGATTTTCAAGAACATCCGCACGAGCCTGACGCCATGCAGGCTGGTGATACGCCGGCGCATGACGCCGAACATCACGCCGAAGCGGCTCCTCACGATCGTGATGCGCACGACCATGAGGCGCATGCTGACGAGCGGACGCATGACGGCGATCGCCCCGCACATGATCACGACGAGCCCGAACAGGCGCGCGCCGCGAGCGAAGCGCCGGTCGCGGAGGTGCAATCCGATGCGCCTGCCCCTGCTCCGGTCGAAGCCGCCGAGGTGCAGGCCGAGGACGGCCATGACGACCGTCATGACGAGGAGCGCGCGCAGGAAAACGCCGCCCATGCCGACGACGTGCCGCACGTCGAGCACGTCGGCGATTATACTCCTCCTCCCGACGAACCCGCCGCGGCTCTGGAAGCCGACGACGGCCATGACGACGAGGACGATGGCGAGGACGCCGAAGAGGAAGTCGTCGAATCCGTCGGTGGCGACGACGTGCTGGAGGAAGTTCCGGAGCGCCCGTTCCGGCCACGCCGCCAGTACAAGATTCAGGAAGTCATCAAGCGCCGCCAGGTGATGCTGGTGCAGGTCGTCAAGGAAGAGCGCGGCAACAAGGGCGCGGCGTTGACGACCTACCTCTCGCTGGCCGGCCGCTATGCCGTCCTGATGCCCAACACTGCCCGCGGCGGCGGCATCAGCCGCAAGATCACCTCGGCCCAGGACCGTTCGCGGCTGAAGGAAGTGGTGCAGGACCTCGACGTGCCCGAGGGCATGGGGATCATCCTGCGCACCGCCGGTGCCTCGCGGACCAAGCCCGAGATCAAGCGCGACTTCGAATATCTGATCCGGATGTGGGAGACCGTGCGCGACATGACGCTGAAGTCGCAGGCCCCCACCCTCGTGTACGAGGAAGGCTCGCTGATCAAGCGCTCGCTGCGCGACCTCTACAACAAGGAAATCGACGAGATCCAGGTAGCCGGCGAATCCGGATACCAGGAAGCGCGCGACTTCATGAAGATGCTGATGCCCTCGAACGTGCGAGCGGTGAAGCAGTATCGCGATGGCCAGCCGCTGTTCTCGCGGATGGGGGTGGAGAGCCAGCTCGACGCGATGTTCTCGCCCACCGTGCAGCTACGCTCCGGCGGCTACATCGTCATCAACCAGACCGAGGCGCTGGTTTCGATCGACGTCAACTCCGGCCGCTCGACCCGCGAACATCACATCGAGGACACCGCGCTCAAAACCAATCTCGAGGCGGCCGAGGAAGTGGCGCGGCAGTTGCGTCTGCGCGATCTCGCCGGCCTGATCGTCATCGACTTCATCGACATGGACGAGAAGCGCAACAACCGCGCGGTCGAGCGCAAGCTCTCCGACTGCCTGCGGCAGGATCGCGCGCGCATCCAGGTCGGACGTATCTCGCACTTCGGCCTTCTGGAAATGTCGCGCCAGCGCATCCGTGCCAGCGTGCTGGAAAGCTCGACCGAGCCCTGCCCGCAATGCGGCGGCAGCGGCCATGTGCGCTCGGTCTCCTCGGTCGCGCTGCAATTGCTGCGCGGCATCGAGGAAATCCTGATGAAGGGCGCGACCCACAATCTGGTGGTGCGCACCCGCACCGACGTGGCGCTCTATGTGCTCAATCACAAGCGCGGCCACCTGCGCGATCTCGAAAACGCCTTCAAGGTTACGCTCGCCGTCGTCGCCGACGCCACCGTGAGCGGCCAGCAGTCATACGTCATCGACCGCGGCGAGCAGGTGCACACGCTGGAAGCCGCCAAGGCGTTGCTGGCAGCGCAGGCTGCCGCCTTCCCGCCGCAGGTCGAGGAAGCCTATGACGACGACGAGGCGTTCGACATCGAGACCGAATCCGAGATCGAAACCGAGGAGACCGAGGGGCTGACCGACGATGCCGCCGAGGCAGCGGTGGGCGAAGGCGAAGGCGACGGTCACCGCCGCAAGCGGCGCCGGCGCCGGCGCGGCCGTGGCGAGCCGCGTGAAAGTGGTGCCCCGCGCGAGGACGGTGACGCGATGCGCGTCGCAAGCGAGACCATCGAAGGCGCGATCGCCGAGGACGGCGAAGCCGACGAGGACGAAGGCGACGAACAGGCCGGCACGGTCCGTGGCGATCAACTTGCCAGTGGCGAGCGGCGCCCGCGCCGCCGCGGCCGTCGCGGCGGACGCCGCCGGCGCGGTACCGGACTGGAAGATGGTCTTGCCGGGTCGATCGCAGACGAACTCGAGCCGCCCCCAGCTCCGGAGGCGACCAGCGCGGTTGCCGATTTCGAGGGCGCCTCGTCCGAGCCCGCACCATCGCTGGTGCAGGCCGACACCCAGCCCGAACCGGTCTCGCCGCCGGCGGAGATGCAGCCTGCGGCCGATGCCCAGCCGGAGCCGGTTGCGAGTGAGCCGGCGCCAACCGCTGAGGAAACCAGGCAAGAGGCCGAGCGCGCCGCGGCGCGGCGGCGCTCGACCGTGCGCGAGAAAGTCAGCTTCTTGACCAGCGCTCCGGCTGAACCGGCGCCCGCCGCCAGCCAGAACGCGCCAGAGCCGATCGTGCACCCCGCGCCCGCTCCAGCCGAACCTGCGCCGGCCTCATCGGGCGAAGCCGCGCCACGCAAGGCAGGCTGGTGGTCACGGCGCTTCGGCAGCGGCGAGTAAGGAATCGAACCCAAAAAAGAAAAACCGCCCGGCGGAAACCGGGCGGTTTTTGCTGTCTGACGCGATGGCTTAACCGCGCGGATCGAAAATCCGCCGGATCGCAGGCACGAGAGCAGCGCCGAGCGCGTTCTTGATCAGCGATGCCGCGATGAATGGCACAATGCCGACCAGCCACGCCTTTTCGACGCCGAGCTTCATGCCGAACGCAAGCCAACCAAATCCGGCGGCAAGAATGAGAATGTGCCCGAACGCCATCGCCACGAATAGCCGGAGCACCGATCGGTCCCAGCCGCGCTCGCTCAGCCATCCCGTCACGAAGGCCGCCGCTACGAAGCCGACGAGATATCCGGCCGTCGGACCGACGAACGGCGCGAGGCCACCGACCGGGCCCGCGAATACCGGAAATCCGATCGCCCCCTCGGCCAGATAGGCCACGAGTGTAGCGCTGCCGAGCCGCCAGCCATAGGCTGCGCCGATCACCAGCACGACCAGTGTCTGCAGCGTCATCGGCACGTAGGGCAACGGCAGATTGACCTTCGCCGACAAGGTCAGCAGCGCCGTTCCCAGCGCGACCAGGATCACGCTACGCAACAGGCCCGACGATCCATCGGCGCGATGCGGCCACAGCAGCGCGGCGAGCGGGAAATGCGATGGCGCGACGGTTTCAGTCATGGTTCTGGCGGACACGGATGGCTCCTGGTTGGTTATAGTTGCGGATGAGGTGTGTGACAGGCCGGAGGTATTATCGCAGCCAACGCGCGATGCGCGTCACGGCTTCGCGCATCTCGTCGGCCGAGCGCGCATAAGAGAAGCGAATGAAGTTGCGGCCGTGGATCGGATCGAAGTCGACGCCCGGCGTCGCCGCCACCTGCGCCTTCTCCAGCATGCGGCCGGCAAACTCAAAACTGTCGGACGTGAAATCCGAAACATCGGCGTAGAGATAGAACGCGCCATCGGCCGGCAGAAACTTGGTGAGACCGGCCTTCGGCAATCCCTCGATCAGGATGCGGCGGTTCTCCTGATAGCCGCGCTTGATCGCCTCCATCTCTTCGCGGCCTTCGAATGCCGCTTCGGCCGCGATCTGCGACAGCGTCGGTACCGAGATCGACAGGTTCTGCTGCAGCCGCTCGATCGGGCGCACCAGAGACTCCGGCACCACCATCCAGCCGACCCGCCAGCCGGTCATACAGAAATATTTCGAGAACGAATTGATCACGAGCGCATGCGGCGAAAGCTCCGCCGCCGTCACCGCCGGAAACGCATAGTCGAGCCCATGATAGATCTCGTCGGAAATGAAGCGGATGCCTGCGCCTTCTGCCGCGTTGATCAGGCCGGTCAGCGCTTCGCGCGACATCATCGTTCCCGTCGGATTGGCGGGGCTGCCGACCAGCACGCCCTTCAGCGGCGCCTTGCGATGCGCCGCCAGCAACGCCTCTCCCGTCAGCGCATGGCGTGTCGCGCTCGAGGTCTCGATCAGCACCGGCTCGCAACCGAGCGCGGTCAGAATATGCCGGTAGGGTGGATAACCCGGCACCGTGACCGCCACGCGATCCCCCGGCTCGAACATCGACAGGAACGCCAGAATGAATCCACCGGACGAGCCGGTCGTGATCACGATGCGGTCGGTATCGACCGCGCAGCCGTAAGTGTCGCGGTAATGCCTGGCAATCCGCGCACGCAGCGTGGGCATGCCGAGTGCGGAGGTGTAGTCGATCCGCGCCTCATCGAGCGCCGCGTGCGCGGCCGCGATCGCGGTTCTGGGCGCGGGCGCCGCCGGTTGCCCCACTTCCATGTGAATGACATGACCGCCGGCCGCCTCGATGCGCGCTGCAGCCGCCATCACGTCCATCACCATGAAGGGCGGAACGTCGCTCCGCGCCGACGGGGTCAACAGCGCTGTCGCGCGGTCTCTAAGTGTCGATTCCAGCATCGATCTCTGCTATTGCACGGGCGCCATCCGAATTCGGGTTCCCGAGCCGGTAAGCGCCCCAGACTGGCCGCATTCGATGGCTTGTTATAGCGTTTTCAAGCGAAGTGATACCGGCTCGGTGAAGAAACGCGTTGAAACAACAAACTGGGACCCGTTTCTGATCTAATCGGAAACCGAACCGGCGTCCGGCAAATTCCGGATGCACTGACAATCGCCAAAAGACCGGAATCGCCAAAAGACCGCTCATGCTGCTCCGCATCGCCCTACGCAAGAAATCATTGAAGTTGACCACGTTGACGACTGCGGCCGCCCTTGCCGTCGCGCCGATGGCTGCGCTGGCGCAGGAGAACAGGGGCCCACCGGTGCTCCGCGACACCGAGACGGAACAATTGCTGCGCGAATATACGCGCCCGATCCTGCGCGCCGCCGGTCTGGAAAAGCAGAACATCCAGATGGTGATCATCAACCAGGGCGTCTTCAACGCCTTCGTTGCCGACGGCCGACGCATCTTCGTGAACTACGGCGCGATCATGCAATCGGAAACACCGAATCAGATCATCGGGGTGATGGCGCACGAAACCGGCCATCTTGCCGGCGGCCATCTCGCCAAGATGCGCGAGCAGATGGCGCATGCTCAGACGCAGATGATCATCGCCATGCTGCTTGGCGCCGGCGCGATGGTCGCGGGCGCGCAAGGCGGCAGCAGCAGCGGGTTGGCCAACGCCGGCGCGGCAATGTTTTCCGCGCCGGGAGAAATGATCCGCCGTAACCTGCTCTCCTATGTACGTCAGCAGGAGGAGAACGCCGACAAGGCCGGCGTGAAGTTTCTGACTGCTACAGGCCAGTCCGCCAAGGGCATGTACGAGACCTTCAGACGCTTCACCGACGAGAGCCTGTTCGCTGCGCGCGGCGCAGACCCTTATGTTCAGTCGCATCCGATGCCGGCGCAGCGCGTCGCCGCGCTGGAAGAACTGGCACGGTCGAGCCCTTATTGGGATAAAAAGGACGACCCTGCCCTGCAGCTACGCCACGACATGGTGCGCGCCAAGATCTCGGCCTTCATGGAGCGGCAGGACACCGTGTACCGGCGCTATCCGTTGTCCAACAACAGCCTGCCTGCGCGCTACGCCCATGCTATCGCGACTTATCGGCACGGCGACCTGCGCAGCGCGCTCGCGCAGATCGACGCCCTGATTCAGCAGCAGCCCAACAATCCCTATTTCCACGAGGTGCGCGGCCAGGCGCTGCTGGAGGGCGGCAAGCCGCAGGAGGCGATCGCGCCGCTTCGCAAGGCCGTAGCGCTCTCCAACCACGCGCCGCTCATCGAGATGATGCTTGGGCAGGCCCTCGTAGCAACCGGCAACAACGCCCACACCGACGAAGCGATTGCCATCCTGCGCGCGGCGGTAGCGCGCGAGAGCGAGGCGCCGATCGGCTATATGCAGCTTGCGATCGCCTATGGCCGAAAAGGAGATTACGCGCAGGCCGATCTGGCGTCGGCCCAGGCCGCCTACCTGCGCGGCGACAGCAAAACGGCGCGCGATCTCGCCTCACGGGCAAAAACACGCTTCGCGATCGGAACGCCGGGATGGGTCAAGGCTGACGACATCGTGAACACCAAGCCGCTGCCCGGCCAGAAGGGCAACTAGAATTAAGCCGCATTCGGCTATAATCGGACTTGGTCACCAAACTTGGCCATCAAGGACTTGGTATCAAGGACTTCGCTATCAAGGATTTGGCCAACCCGATCCAGGATATTCTCGAGAAGCCGGCCTTCAGCAGAATTGCCCGGGAACTCGCCGCATAAGGATGTACCGATGCCCTCGTTCCGTCTTCTCATCCCCGCACTGTTCGCTTTGGCGCTCTGCGGCGCGCCGCTGCCCGCCTCCGCGCAGAGTTTTACCGACACCCAGCGCGGCGACATCGAGGCCATCGTCCGCAATTACCTGATCGCGCATCCCGAGGTGCTCGAAGAGGCAATGACCGAACTCAGCAAGCGTCAGGCCGCAGCCGAAGCCGCCAAGCACGAAGCCGGCGTCGCCAAGAACGCGGACGCGATCTTCAACTCGCCGCGCAACGTCACGGTCGGCAACAAGGACGGCGACGTCACCTTCGTCGAGTTCTTCGATTACAATTGCGGCTATTGCAAACGCGCGATGCTGGACATGATGGAGCTGATGAAGAGCGACCCGAAGCTCAAGGTCGTGCTCAAGGAGTTTCCGGTGCTGAGCGCGGGCTCGGTCGAAGCCGCTCAGGTCGGCGTCGCCGTGCGCATGCAGGATCCGACCGGCAAGAAATATCTCGACTTCCATCAGAAGCTTCTTACGGGCCGAGGCGCCGCCGACAAGGCACGCGCGATGGCCGTTGCCAAGGAAGTCGGCCTCGACATGGCGAAGCTGGAGAAGGATCTGAACAGCGCGGAGGTGCGTGGCACGCTCGAGGAAAACTTCAAGCTCGCCGAGGCCATGGGCATGAACGGCACGCCGAGCTACGTGATCGGCAAGCAGGTCGTGATCGGCGCGGTCGGCGTCGAGGCCCTACGCGAAAAGATCAGCAACGCCCGCTGCGGCAAGGCGACCTGCTGAGGCGACGCTTCCTTCGCGCATGGCGTAAAGGGCCGGCTCGACAGCCGGCCTTTTTCGTTTTCGTTGCAGCACTATGTGGCGCAGCGGTTCATCCCGCGTTCACAAAACAAAGTCGGCGGAACCGCCAAGTATCAGGAACATCAGCTAATTCCTTTCGTTGTCGGCGCGGGCAACGCAGATACGTGAGGAGACATTCGATGAGTAATCGCTTTCTGATGACGGTCGCGGCAGCGGCCCTGATCGCCGGAACCGGCTTTGCGAATGCTCAGGGTACCGGCATGGGACGCGGCGACGCGGGGTCGCCCGGTTCTGCGGCGCAGCAGGGCGCGCCGTCTGAGCGGGGCGGTGCCGGCACTATGCAGCAGCGCGAACCCCGCGGCACCACCGGCATGGGACAGTCCGAGCAGAAGTCGATGGGCGGCGAAAAGGCCCAACGCAGCGAAGACCGCAAGGGCGGCAAGGACATGAAGGCCGAGGGCAAAGAGGACCGCGGCAGCATGAAGGGCGACAAGGAGAAGGGCCAGACGACCGGCCAAGGCATGCAGCGTGAGCAGGGCACGACCCAGCGTGACCGCGACCGGACCACGACCCAGGGCCGTGACCAAATGCAGCGTGACCAGAAGGTCCAAGGCCAGCAGGACCGCGA
This region includes:
- a CDS encoding DUF1236 domain-containing protein; amino-acid sequence: MSNRFLMTVAAAALIAGTGFANAQGTGMGRGDAGSPGSAAQQGAPSERGGAGTMQQREPRGTTGMGQSEQKSMGGEKAQRSEDRKGGKDMKAEGKEDRGSMKGDKEKGQTTGQGMQREQGTTQRDRDRTTTQGRDQMQRDQKVQGQQDRDRTQTQTQGRDQTTTTGQAGAGGKLSTEQRTQITSVIRETRVQPVTNVNFSVSVGTRIPRDVTFHTLPERVVTIYPEWRRYKYILVREQIVIVDPNTYEIVAILDA
- a CDS encoding pyridoxal phosphate-dependent aminotransferase; this encodes MLESTLRDRATALLTPSARSDVPPFMVMDVMAAAARIEAAGGHVIHMEVGQPAAPAPRTAIAAAHAALDEARIDYTSALGMPTLRARIARHYRDTYGCAVDTDRIVITTGSSGGFILAFLSMFEPGDRVAVTVPGYPPYRHILTALGCEPVLIETSSATRHALTGEALLAAHRKAPLKGVLVGSPANPTGTMMSREALTGLINAAEGAGIRFISDEIYHGLDYAFPAVTAAELSPHALVINSFSKYFCMTGWRVGWMVVPESLVRPIERLQQNLSISVPTLSQIAAEAAFEGREEMEAIKRGYQENRRILIEGLPKAGLTKFLPADGAFYLYADVSDFTSDSFEFAGRMLEKAQVAATPGVDFDPIHGRNFIRFSYARSADEMREAVTRIARWLR
- a CDS encoding M48 family metalloprotease, whose translation is MLLRIALRKKSLKLTTLTTAAALAVAPMAALAQENRGPPVLRDTETEQLLREYTRPILRAAGLEKQNIQMVIINQGVFNAFVADGRRIFVNYGAIMQSETPNQIIGVMAHETGHLAGGHLAKMREQMAHAQTQMIIAMLLGAGAMVAGAQGGSSSGLANAGAAMFSAPGEMIRRNLLSYVRQQEENADKAGVKFLTATGQSAKGMYETFRRFTDESLFAARGADPYVQSHPMPAQRVAALEELARSSPYWDKKDDPALQLRHDMVRAKISAFMERQDTVYRRYPLSNNSLPARYAHAIATYRHGDLRSALAQIDALIQQQPNNPYFHEVRGQALLEGGKPQEAIAPLRKAVALSNHAPLIEMMLGQALVATGNNAHTDEAIAILRAAVARESEAPIGYMQLAIAYGRKGDYAQADLASAQAAYLRGDSKTARDLASRAKTRFAIGTPGWVKADDIVNTKPLPGQKGN
- a CDS encoding Rne/Rng family ribonuclease: MPNKMLIDATHPEETRVVVVRGNRVEEFDFETAQRKQLRGNIYLAKVTRVEPSLQAAFIEYGGNRHGFLAFSEIHPDYYQIPVADRQALIEADERAHREAEEESENRPSHRRRSRHRNARRRGHGDRVQSDVVEGSSEDPSQAAQPYERQEGFQDQDFQEHPHEPDAMQAGDTPAHDAEHHAEAAPHDRDAHDHEAHADERTHDGDRPAHDHDEPEQARAASEAPVAEVQSDAPAPAPVEAAEVQAEDGHDDRHDEERAQENAAHADDVPHVEHVGDYTPPPDEPAAALEADDGHDDEDDGEDAEEEVVESVGGDDVLEEVPERPFRPRRQYKIQEVIKRRQVMLVQVVKEERGNKGAALTTYLSLAGRYAVLMPNTARGGGISRKITSAQDRSRLKEVVQDLDVPEGMGIILRTAGASRTKPEIKRDFEYLIRMWETVRDMTLKSQAPTLVYEEGSLIKRSLRDLYNKEIDEIQVAGESGYQEARDFMKMLMPSNVRAVKQYRDGQPLFSRMGVESQLDAMFSPTVQLRSGGYIVINQTEALVSIDVNSGRSTREHHIEDTALKTNLEAAEEVARQLRLRDLAGLIVIDFIDMDEKRNNRAVERKLSDCLRQDRARIQVGRISHFGLLEMSRQRIRASVLESSTEPCPQCGGSGHVRSVSSVALQLLRGIEEILMKGATHNLVVRTRTDVALYVLNHKRGHLRDLENAFKVTLAVVADATVSGQQSYVIDRGEQVHTLEAAKALLAAQAAAFPPQVEEAYDDDEAFDIETESEIETEETEGLTDDAAEAAVGEGEGDGHRRKRRRRRRGRGEPRESGAPREDGDAMRVASETIEGAIAEDGEADEDEGDEQAGTVRGDQLASGERRPRRRGRRGGRRRRGTGLEDGLAGSIADELEPPPAPEATSAVADFEGASSEPAPSLVQADTQPEPVSPPAEMQPAADAQPEPVASEPAPTAEETRQEAERAAARRRSTVREKVSFLTSAPAEPAPAASQNAPEPIVHPAPAPAEPAPASSGEAAPRKAGWWSRRFGSGE
- a CDS encoding DsbA family protein encodes the protein MPSFRLLIPALFALALCGAPLPASAQSFTDTQRGDIEAIVRNYLIAHPEVLEEAMTELSKRQAAAEAAKHEAGVAKNADAIFNSPRNVTVGNKDGDVTFVEFFDYNCGYCKRAMLDMMELMKSDPKLKVVLKEFPVLSAGSVEAAQVGVAVRMQDPTGKKYLDFHQKLLTGRGAADKARAMAVAKEVGLDMAKLEKDLNSAEVRGTLEENFKLAEAMGMNGTPSYVIGKQVVIGAVGVEALREKISNARCGKATC
- a CDS encoding biotin transporter BioY, yielding MTETVAPSHFPLAALLWPHRADGSSGLLRSVILVALGTALLTLSAKVNLPLPYVPMTLQTLVVLVIGAAYGWRLGSATLVAYLAEGAIGFPVFAGPVGGLAPFVGPTAGYLVGFVAAAFVTGWLSERGWDRSVLRLFVAMAFGHILILAAGFGWLAFGMKLGVEKAWLVGIVPFIAASLIKNALGAALVPAIRRIFDPRG